In Aegilops tauschii subsp. strangulata cultivar AL8/78 chromosome 3, Aet v6.0, whole genome shotgun sequence, one genomic interval encodes:
- the LOC109737045 gene encoding putative glutaredoxin-C2, with the protein MAERVTAMASQGIVVIFGASYCCMSHTMTGLFAQLGVSSTVHEVDKDPQRKDLERALAGMVGQSPAVPAVFIRGALVGGTRQVMELHLGGHLVPLLRQAGAL; encoded by the coding sequence ATGGCGGAGAGGGTGACCGCGATGGCGTCGCAGGGCATCGTGGTGATCTTTGGGGCGAGCTACTGCTGCATGTCCCACACCATGACGGGGCTCTTTGCGCAACTGGGCGTGAGCTCTACGGTGCACGAGGTGGACAAGGACCCCCAGAGAAAGGATCTGGAGAGGGCGCTCGCTGGCATGGTGGGCCAGAGCCCGGCGGTGCCTGCGGTATTCATCCGTGGCGCACTCGTCGGCGGTACCAGGCAGGTCATGGAGCTGCACCTCGGCGGCCATCTCGTGccgctcctccgccaagcggggGCCCTGTAG